Proteins found in one Vulgatibacter sp. genomic segment:
- a CDS encoding Mrp/NBP35 family ATP-binding protein, with translation MSQLTEREILAALSKVNDPELHRDLVSLNMVQNVRIEGGGVKLRIDLTTPACPLKGKIQGDVENALRAVPGVTAVEIEWGAQVRHGQKQEKGGNFIPGVKNVVLVGAGKGGVGKSTVALNLAAALRLEGATVGLLDADFYGPSVPIMTGISGKPTSVDGRTLEPMEAHGLKVMSIGFLVEPDQAMVWRGPMLHSAITQLLRDVNWGNLDYLVLDLPPGTGDVPLSLAQIVKAAGVVLVSTPQDVALADVVKAKAMFDRVDVPVLGIVENMSDFVCPHCEKSTPIFSTGGTHRAGEAMGIPLLGAIPLDLAIRMGGDKGTPVTVEYPDSKQAQAFREMARKVAGRISVQAHQVKLPVFNLG, from the coding sequence ATGAGCCAGCTGACCGAGCGCGAGATCCTCGCCGCCCTCTCCAAGGTGAACGACCCCGAGCTCCACCGGGATCTCGTCTCCCTCAACATGGTGCAGAACGTCCGGATCGAAGGCGGCGGCGTGAAGCTGCGCATCGACCTGACCACACCGGCCTGCCCGCTCAAGGGAAAGATCCAGGGCGACGTGGAGAACGCGCTCCGCGCCGTCCCCGGCGTCACCGCCGTGGAGATCGAGTGGGGCGCGCAGGTGCGCCACGGCCAGAAGCAGGAGAAGGGCGGCAACTTCATCCCCGGCGTGAAGAACGTCGTGCTCGTCGGCGCCGGCAAGGGCGGCGTGGGCAAGAGCACGGTGGCCTTGAACCTCGCCGCCGCCCTGCGCCTCGAGGGCGCCACCGTCGGTCTCCTCGACGCCGACTTCTACGGCCCCTCGGTGCCGATCATGACCGGCATCTCCGGCAAGCCCACCTCGGTGGACGGGCGCACCCTCGAGCCGATGGAGGCCCACGGCCTCAAGGTGATGTCGATCGGCTTCCTGGTGGAGCCCGACCAGGCGATGGTCTGGCGCGGGCCGATGCTCCACAGCGCCATCACCCAGCTTTTGCGCGACGTGAACTGGGGCAACCTCGACTACCTCGTCCTCGACCTGCCCCCCGGCACCGGCGACGTGCCCCTCTCGCTGGCGCAGATCGTCAAGGCCGCAGGCGTCGTGCTCGTCTCCACCCCGCAGGACGTGGCGCTCGCCGACGTGGTCAAGGCGAAGGCGATGTTCGACCGCGTCGACGTGCCCGTCCTCGGCATCGTCGAGAACATGAGCGACTTCGTCTGCCCCCATTGCGAGAAGTCGACGCCGATCTTCTCCACCGGCGGCACCCACCGGGCCGGCGAGGCGATGGGCATCCCCCTCCTCGGCGCAATCCCCCTCGACCTCGCCATCCGCATGGGCGGCGACAAGGGCACGCCGGTGACGGTGGAGTATCCTGACTCCAAGCAGGCACAGGCCTTCCGCGAG